In Clupea harengus chromosome 4, Ch_v2.0.2, whole genome shotgun sequence, the genomic stretch CAGTACCTGAGAGCGGATCTTAAGGGCGGGGCCCAGTTTCAGGCCCATGTTGTTAAGCAGGTGCTCCTCAGTCAGCAGGGGTAAAGTCTCTCCGTCAATGGCCTGTTCCCTGAACACCTACGGCAATAAGGTGGGGTGGACAGAGAGAGCTCCATATTCATCACACCATTCAGACCATGCCAGCAGTTATGAGTAGTAATGGGTTTGTTTATGTGGCATGCATGTTGTGGGGTATTATATTATAGCTGGGCAGTCCAGACATGcaagtgtatgtttgtttgtttgtttgtttgtttgtgtgtgtgtaactgagcaGTGAAAGACAAAGATAAGAGCAGAGCGGAGTGGCCTCCCCGACTtggttttcacttttttttgttttggactTTATCCCCAAATAATGCAAAAAACTCTGCAGTTTTCTTGAAAGTATATATTTACTTGTAATATTCATATATTTCCTCCCCTAAGCCCATTTTAGCTAGCCCTCTCacccccttccccttctctctctctctctctctctctgttaggcCTCAGAGACTCCAGAGCGCCACCTGTTggtgtggagagagagcaagccctctgctcctgctcttGTCCTCACCTGCGTGTACTCGGCACAGCCCGGAAGGCTGCCCACGAAGCTGCACACCTCCTCCACCGTCCACTTGCTGATGTCTTCCAGCGGCACCGCCTCCTCCCCGTCCAGGAAAAGACCTCCCATGGCGCCTGCACAGCCCGCCGGCCCGGAGGAAGCATAAATCATTAGGGAAGGAGGCCCAGCGgcagcacaagtacacacatacatgcacaggcaTGCAAGGGGGCTCaactcctgctccctctctctctctctctctctctctctccctctctctctctctccctcccctccccctggcCTCCGCTGCAGCTCTGTTAATGACCCCGTCTATTACTGAGATCAGCAAGGGTCAACAGCAGGGCCCCTTCCTGGGGGAGGTCTCCGGGGCTGGAAACTGAAAGTGCAGGAGTGCAGGTAATGTATTTCAGATGGGCCTGACTGCTGGGGACCGCACAGCTCAGGGGCAAcggggaagggaggagtgtgtgtgtgtgtgtgtgtgtgtgtgtgtgtgtgtgtgtgtgtgtgtgtgtgtgtgtgtgtgtgtggtgtgtggtgtgtgtgtgtgtgtgtgtgtgtgtgtgtgtgtagggagcatAGGGGACAGCGGTAATAATAACAGCACTGGGGaatgtctctctccccacatgtgtgtgtgtgtgtgtgtgtgtgtgtgtgtgtgtgtgtgtgtgtgtgtgtgtgagagggggtcTCTTTAGCTATGTGAGCAACGCTATGAATCTGACAGCCTGGACTGAACGAGGGCTGACAtagcatgtgcatgtgcttttAAATGTGAACTCTCGggagtatgtatgtttgtgtggatgtatgtgttagtgtgtgcgttgAAGTGAAGGCAATGTAATGTAGGTGTGTTACTCAGTTTGTGTGCACTTTgtttgtatgttggtgtgtgttttagtgagtACATAAGCATGTAAGCAAGAGTACATTTTcagtgagtatatgtgtgtgttaatgtgcagGTTTTTTactttgtgttagtgtttgtgttagtgtgtgtgtggcttctaAGCATTTAATCAGATGTCTCAGCCTTCCTTGGGGACACCTAGGGGAGGCAGGAGTCAGGCTCAGGGCTCAGACTGAATTGGCTGCTTCCTCATCGGGAGGCCTTCtgcataaaaaacacacacacactctctctctcacacacacacacacacacacacacacacacacacacacacacacagagctttcgGCGAGCGGGCGTCCCATCCGCACACCGGATCCTTTTACAGGTCATAAAAGCCGAGGCCGGGGCGCGTGCTCCCGCAGACGCCAGAGGcaatgtgtgtggggaggaagaGCTGGTCTGGAGCGAGAGCATGGAGGAGAAGGCAGGGAGGGAAGGAATGAGGgaggaacggagagagagagagagagagagagagactaggcTCCAGAGTTTGGGGGGAAATGTCTGTCTCAGACCAAACCATCTGTCTAAACCGCCAGCGCTTTTGGACTGGAAGAGAACCTGGAAAAATCCGGAGCCTCTGTGATGGGAAGCGATGCTAATTCTGATCAAACCGTAAATCAGAACGAAGTCTTTTCAAGGGGCTGGATTTCCATGGTGTTTATGGATATAGACTTATTGCTTCTTTTGACGGGCTTTGTTAGTAGCCAGCTTTTTGGTTGGTTTTATCCTGTACTAAATACTGAATGGATTGATAGTTATTCCAGCTCACAACTGTGAAGTATGAGTGCAGTGCACAACAGTGCATAATTCATTTCTACTTTGCTGGGCAGAGAAGATGGCTAAAGTTCCCAAGTAATTATGATCATACGGTATTGTAATTTGCCCACCTACATCATTTAAGGGTTAAACCAGATTGTAGTAAAGTTTTGCCAAACCATAATTGATCACCAGTCCTCACTTTGAAATAGTAGTACACTAtctgtctgagagagggagcttTGACAGAGAGGCTTAACGGTACTCTTGATACACTGTCTCTTTAAGACAGGGACTGTTGACAGAGAGACGTGCTGGGACTCACCCGAGTGGAAGGCAGGGCTGGCGTAGGGGAAGCCGAAGGGCAGCGTCTGGCCTGGCAGCGTTGGCAGCGGGGGCATCAGTCCGGCAGGCAGGTACTTGGCTTCGCTCTTGCCCAGGACCGGGGTGTAGAGATGGTGGTTGGGCGACTCGGGACTTGCGGAGCTGCAAGGGATGCTGAGCCTGCCCGAGCTTTCGCCAAGATCCTTCACGCCTGCATCGCCCGACTTGCCCCCGTCTTTGCCCTGGTGGCACCTGTCCGAGTTTCCCATCCCGTGGCCGTCGGATTTCCCCGCGCCCCTCTCCGGCCTCTCCTCCGCCACCTCCTCGTCGCTGTCCGAGTCCTTCATCTCCTCGTCGCCGCCGTCGGCCTCCGCATCTCTCCCGCGGCTCTCCGGCCGACTTTCTTTGGCATCGAAGGCGCCTATGACCATGTCGCCCCTGTGCCCCGGTCCCCCTTTGCGGGAGCTCTTGCGGGCGGAGGCGGAAGCCGACGACGACTCCTTGGAGGGCGTGGCGGCCTGCGAGGccccgtggtggtggtggttgaggGAGAGCAGCGGCGCGTTGCTGTGGCGCAGCACCAGCATGGCGCTGCGGCGGTTGAGCTCGTCGCGCAGCGGGTGCCCCTCGGGGATGTCCTGCAGGCTGCGCAGGGCCGGGTGGTCGGGGGGCAGCCCAGTGTGCAGGCCCAGCGGGTCCGACAGCAGGCGCTGCCGGTGCAGGTTCTCCAGCTCCTTGTGTCGCAGCAGCTCTGCAGACATCTCtaacctacacgcacacacacacacaataagtaTTACTAAGGGTGTACATTTcaaagcctttaaaaaaaatgacgtcATTGCATTGTAAATTGTGAGGAAAAGAAAATCTGACAAGAACTCATGAGCAGTTCATGTAATGGAAGGTGATCGAGAGACtggtgttcatgtatgtgtgcgtgtgtgtgtgtgtgtggatgtgtgtgtgtgtgtgtgtgtgtgtgtgtgtgtgtgtgtgtgtgtgtgtgtgtgtgtgtgtgtgtgtgtgtgtgtgtgcgtatgtgtgtgcgtgtgtgtgtgtgtgtgtaggtgagatTACCTGGCCAGGTTCTGTTTGCGAAGCATCTCCTGCTGACGTGCAAACATCTCGGCCTGAGCTGGCTGGAGGAAGCCATACCCTGTGGGACACGGGCCAGGAAAATATATACACTTTCAAACAGGCCTGCTGTGGGCGCCATGGGCAACCAAATGCATTCCAGATTGCATATTTCACACTCCTCTGAGAAATCATGCTAGCCCCAGAGGACCGCATCCTCCTTCAATCATGctagtgtgtgattatgtgtgtgtgggctgtaaacatacatatatgtgtgggCGTATGGAAAAACATTATTATTGAAtggttgctgctgctgtatgTTTAACATTAGAACCAATGGTGCTAaacttttaataattaacacATATGAACATCAAACTGCATGAATAGATTTATATCCAAGGTCATAACATACATCAAACATATAGACATGGTTTTAATGTTCATTCAGAAATATactggatgggtgtgtgtgcgctctttCTGCCTACAGTGCTTTCTCCTTAACATTAGCCAGCTGGCATAAGTGTGCTCTTGGCATGGCATACCTGGAGCTTGGCAGAGTGCAGAGGGCATCCCCAGGAATGGAGGTCGAAGGTGAGGGCCCAGGGCGATGTGAGGGGCATTCTGAGGAGACAGCAGCGGGGGAGGGTGGGacatctctctgtgtggcaCAAGGACAGAACCATGAGGATTTAATTCATGTATCGAGTATTTATATTCAAAATATAGAACCAGTTTGTGTAAATCGTTGTGTGTATATCATCAACCCTCACTCTGATGTATATTTTCTATAGGCTGAGGGCCAGTGTGACAGTTAGTATGCCACACAGCTGCAGGCTGTAggtttccttcctcctctccttgaACGTTCCGGTTGAAGCCCGGAGTATAAAA encodes the following:
- the samd11 gene encoding sterile alpha motif domain-containing protein 11 isoform X3 yields the protein MSKGILQVHPPICDCPGCRISSPVNRGRLAEKRTVPLPPTRIPKKELASIFSSDDSEGSERASGDHADIKQEDDLQYSIMRKSRDSDLSTIISNLHNTRQHGMPEGQPCADINNLGPGQADDILGKRRAYSPNGSSDCPSESKKSRSVSPKENSHTPVLEPGSHMTPEEHYRRMMSALNEHGSYEEQQQRLYQLANNMLVPSHGELMRVRQEAMAAVRNAGAMEAHLPSSGSSSSQRRKQGLPQHRDAHFSEREMSHPPPLLSPQNAPHIALGPHLRPPFLGMPSALCQAPGYGFLQPAQAEMFARQQEMLRKQNLARLEMSAELLRHKELENLHRQRLLSDPLGLHTGLPPDHPALRSLQDIPEGHPLRDELNRRSAMLVLRHSNAPLLSLNHHHHGASQAATPSKESSSASASARKSSRKGGPGHRGDMVIGAFDAKESRPESRGRDAEADGGDEEMKDSDSDEEVAEERPERGAGKSDGHGMGNSDRCHQGKDGGKSGDAGVKDLGESSGRLSIPCSSASPESPNHHLYTPVLGKSEAKYLPAGLMPPLPTLPGQTLPFGFPYASPAFHSGAMGGLFLDGEEAVPLEDISKWTVEEVCSFVGSLPGCAEYTQVFREQAIDGETLPLLTEEHLLNNMGLKLGPALKIRSQVARRIGRIFYMTSFPLALPLPPSALRPPDRDPLPMEPRPPSTGSTSSPYSGPAAGRASPKQENGSVVSAGAYDSTTKPPS